The DNA segment ATAATCAACACTTGCTgtctttatatatttaaTAACCAAGTAGGGGGACAACTTGGGGGAACCAGGTCccaaccttttttttcagttttttccaacCCAAAGAGTTAGAAGGTAATAGAAGGtgtaagaaaagaatacaGATACATGCGTAGGTCAATCAATGCCTTGTGTCAGCTTTTGCTCCAGTCAATTTGCATCACTCCATTGAGGTTATGTCCgttttttgcctttttgtGCCCCTGTTATGTGTGGTTGTGGACCTATGATCTGATGGTTGGTGAAGAGAACCACCTTTTGGTGCTGGgattctctttttttctggaaGCCCGCGTAAAAAATGGGATCCAATATATTTAGTGGATGCCGGCATCAGAACCACTCACCCAGACACCTAATTATGGGATTTACCATAGTGTCACCCGCCCTATCATCTAGATGGCGCGGGTAGCCGCTAAAAGGGCCGATGAATTGATTTAATAAGGTTAGGAAAATCACTATTTCGAGTATTTacgtatttttttaaggAGGTAGCGACGATAACGATATATACGTGGGTGAAAAGAGcatgatttcttcttaGAATGATTGTAGCTCTTTTACGTAATCAATGAATCTTTCTGCTTTGTCCTCCGCGTCATTAAACTTCTTGTTGTTGACGCTAACATTCAAGGTTAGTAAAAATTCGCTCTTTTCCGGTAACAAGTCCTTTTTAACAGATTTACCTTGAGAAACTCTCGCATCTGAGCTCGCTAGGAGGTCAAAAATGTCCTCTTGCTCATAGATATCTTGCATGTTATTGGCCTTAGGGATTCGTATCAAATCGTAGGAGAATATAAATCTTGGCTCCCTTGGGTTCAAGGTAACAAGATCCTCGAATATGGGgtcaaaatattttgaatttgtgTCTGTTAGTGGTGTTTCATGGGTAAACTGATAAGCCTCTTTCATGAAAGAGTTTAATGATTCCcgcaatttttcaaagggaACAGAGGCTGGAGCATGGAACATcaattgttcttcaaattgcACTGGTGTGATCTCCTTTTTGTtagtaatttttctttgagccTGCTCACTTTCTTCAGGCTTGAGTTGTATTGGCTCGATGTTCGATAAGTCAAGGTGttcgtttttcttgatgaattcCGTTATCTTGGTAACCGAATCTGGTGGTATTTTTCCTAGATATGCTAGCACATCACCTTTTAATAACCTACCATTCGACCCGGATGGCATGATTTCCTTCAACGCCTTTTGTTTGGATATACCGTTTTCAGCCAATAGTAATGAAACAGATGGTAGGAAGGTCTGTTCAGAGTTTGCCTGCTCACCCTTGGTTCTCTTAGCCTCTGTAAGTGCAGGTTCTTTATGCTGTTGCTTTGTTACTTCATCTTTTTCTGGAGATGGTGCTTCATTTCTGGAAGATTTTGGCTTTTCCGTGTTTTGCTCTTGAGGTAGCTTTACAGCGGCTAAATCGTCATCAACATCCGCAATATAGGCAATAGGTTCACCAACATTGACATCTTTAGCGCCTTCATCTTTCAGAATCTTGGCTAATTTACCATCGTCCAGGGCTTCCACATCAATTTGAGATTTATCTGTTTCTACCTCCAATATCACATCGCCCGTGTTGAATGGTTCACCAACTTTATACTTCCAAGACACAATTCCACCTTTCTCCATAGTGGGGGACATTGCAGGCATGGAAAATGTCTTTATTGCAAACAGTTTAGTGGATGCATGGTAGTTGCATTTGGTTAGATATCTTGTACATGCTCTCAAAGTGGTGACTTTAGATACTGCACTTAGCAtttttctaattctttttctcgagACGATTTAGCGATAACCTAACCTCTTTCGAAGTTTGCTTAATTCTTTCTAGAAGGTAGTGATTGGATTTCGTTCGATTCTGTTTCTGCTGTCGTCCATCACCCACCCTTGCTCAAAGTGTTTTTTTCGCTGATCAATGTTTCGTTTTACTTTTTGTCATTTCCGAACGGggaacaaaataataactGGCCGCTACAAGTATACGAAATATACACACGCATTGTCATAGGCATATCTGTCGCAATAGAcatatatctatatatatatacatgtatatGAATATATTTCCCGATAGTGAACCATTAAACATATTCCTTTAGATGAGCGTCTTCTCCAATTCACTTAACGGGACAATCTTTGAATTATAGTGGTCCCAACTTTCACTGTTAACATTGGAAATGTTTTCCATTACATGCCATGGGAAATTCTCATTCAGGAATTTGTCAAATGGGTCCGCGATCTCGTTGGAATCGTACAGCAATGACCACATGGCCTTATAACAACCACCAAGAGCACATGAATTTGGCGTATCTAACCTAAAATTACCCTTCTTAGCGCCGATGACTTGGGCAAATTTCTGCACTATGGCATTGTTCTTGGAGGCTCCGCCcacaaaaaaagttctttcTGGCCTTTTATTTAGGTAGTCACGTAGGGGAGATTCGTCATAGTCGAACTTGACTATTGTGTCTTCGTTGAGATTCTGTTGCGACCTGGTGTATGAATCCGAAAGCAAAGGAGATATTCTTACCCTGCAACTCAAAGCCTGTGACTCCACAATATTTTTAGCATCGTGCCACTCATCTTCAAACCTGTCTACTACCTTTTCGATATGACCTGTTTTCGCATTGTAGATCACTCTCTTATCTGTGGCTTCGACGCTGGGAACGATTTCTCCTAGGGGAAAGTATACACCTAATTCgttatcatcttcttgcGAGTCTTTTAACACAGCTTGATTGAAAAGCGTCCAGTCATTGCTATTTTCTGCATTATTGGCACCCTCCCTGTTTAATCGGTCTCTTATTTTCTCTCTTGCCAGGGAACCATTACAATAACAGATCATGCCCATATAATGGTTTGGTAGAGTTGGATGAATGAAAAGATGATAGTTTGGAGAGGGATGATACTTGTCGGTGACCAGAAGAACAGTAGTGCTTGTGCCCAGAGAAATCAGCACGTCGTTCTTCCTCAGGGGCAATGAACATATAGTGGCTAAATTGTCACCGGTCATGGGAGAAACCTTACAGTTGGCGTTGAAACCATAtcttttgataaaatatttgCAGATGGTTCCTGCAATCCTACTTTTCGTGGGCGTTCCCATTAGCTTCTGTTTGACCGATTTGCCCTTGGAGTAATTGTCAATCAAATGTAGCAGCTCGTCACTGAATTTTCTCTCGCGAATGTCATACAGATTCATGCCACAGGCGTCAGCCTCCTCCAATCCGACTAGATGACCTACTAAGACAGAAGTTAAAAAATTAGATACTAGTGAGAtgatctttgttttttcgTACGCTTCCGGCTCTAACTGGGCAATTTTAAGAATTTGAGGCCCAGTGAATCTGAAATGAGCTCTGGATCCCGTCAATTGAGCCATTTTTTCAGGTCCGTCAACACACCGTTCGAACTCCTGACATTGCTTGGCGGTACTGTGGTCTTGCCAATTGGGCGCTGTTTGTCTGGCAAATGCCTCCGGACTAACGTAGTGCAGTAAATCGTTTACCGGTTCCCCGTTCAGTTGGTCCAGCAGGGCCTCAGCTTGAGAGGACCAGTAAACAGATCCATGCTGCTGGCATGACCCAGAGATGGCCTTAACTTTCTCCAGTGGGAAGTCTGCTTTGCGATACTTCGAGAGAACCAGGTCTAGAGCCTCTAACCACATGGCCACGGGACACTCTATGACATCGCCGTGGATATAGACACCCTTTTTCGTGCGGTAGTGGGGAAGGTCTTTTTCGAATTCAACGGTCTCTGAATGGACAATTTTCAGTTCTTGGTTAATTGCGAGGCATTTCAGCTGCTGTGTCGAGAGATCAAACCCGAGGTAGTATGAGTCCTgggacatttttttggaggtCTTGTCTTGCCTGTTTCTGGGTCACGAAAGTAGCAGCTCTGGGATCTTCTGTCTACAGTCCTCTTATTTGTCTCGAAAAAACCCCCCTTATTCGGCCCGTCTGAGACTGGCCGAGAAGGAAAGTGACAGTCGCACACCTCGGCGGCTATTTCCTGCACCACTTAGACAAGGCCTAGACCAGACCAAACTGCGGACGATGAAGCCGTGAGACATAAATCATACGGGGTAGGGAGAAGAGTATTATCGTTAAAATGTCGTTGCAACGTCATTCCGCCCCATTATTTCTATCTTTGAGCGGACCAGCGGAAGGCTCAAAAGCAGCCCCAAAGACAATAATATCCGTTCTATGGCCTTTCACTGTGCTTTTCGAAGGATGTCTGGTAAATGTCCCTTCGCTCCCTTGATACGGCTGAATTGCACCGAATGAAGATAGAGGTGCATACCAGTGCATTCATGGCGTTTTATGTCTTCTGATCATGTTTCCATCTTGTTACCTTTTTATATCCTagacattttgaaaattttaggGGGGTTGGCACTGCAAAACTAAGTTATTTGcccaaaagaagagaaaatagAAAGACTGTTTACTTAACgttttgttttatatattgaGTAAGTAGTCTGAAGATCTGGTGTTAACGGACAAAAAAGAGATATaaatcaaacaaaagaaaaacataaaTAATCTCGAACCTTGCTCGCCTTAAAGAGTCATGCAAATTAGCCTAACgatatatatgtttataCGCATATAATATGTTTGCTCAGGTTAGTTCCATGTTGCAAATGATTATCTTCTGAATCATTATAGCGGTACCGTGAGTTCTCCGGGTAACTGATCCAAGCAGGAAAATTTTAAGGCATTGCTTGttggaagagaaaaatagaaagaagTTAAAATTTGACGCTGCCATGCGTAACACAGAGAACCCCACCCAGTAACTGGCTCCATCACGATTTagcagatttttttttgcagagTTACCATCAATCATAAGATCCATATAccgaaaattttttgcaagGACTATAGTACTATATAGCACAACACAACAGCCATATGTCAAGACTAGAAATATATTCACCAGAAGGGTTACGTCTAGACGGACGTCGATGGAATGAACTACGTCGATTCGAGAGTTCCATCAACACTCACTCGCACGCTGCAGACGGCTCGTCCTATTTGGAACAAGGTAATAACAAAATTATCACACTTGTAAAAGGTCCAAAGGAGCCAAGGTTGAAATCTCAAATGGATACCTCGAAGGCTTTATTGAATGTGTCCGTAAACATCAcgaaattttccaaattcGAAAGAAGTAAATCCAGCCATAAGAACGAGAGGCGTGTCCTTGAGATACAAACGTCTCTAGTAAGAATGTTCGAGAAAAATGTCATGCTGAACATTTACCCTAGAACAGTTATCGATATTGAGATCCATGTCCTTGAGCAAGATGGTGGTATCATGGGCTCACTAATCAATGGTATCACTCTCGCTTTGATAGACGCAGGTATATCGATGTTCGATTACATAAGTGGTATCTCCGTCGGACTGTATGATACCACCCCGTTATTAGATACTAATTCGTTAGAAGAAAACGCCATGAGTACAGTGACATTAGGTGTTGTGGGGAAATCAGAAAAACTGtctcttttattgataGAAGACAAAATCCCGTTGGATAGATTAGAGAACGTCCTAGCCATCGGCATCGCGGGCGCTCACAGGGTAAGAGATTTGATGGACGAAGAACTAAGGAAACATGCTCAGAAGAGAGTCACCAATGCCTCCGCTAGgtaggaaaaaaaagaggtcATCAACTGCCGCCATACATATAAAAGtatataagaaaataaaactgaaaattaATGCATTTATGTCCTCGTGCTATAGGTCTAGAAGGAAAGACATGcttacaattttttcttacctATTGACGCAAACAGATCTTTTGGCTTCATAGAATGCTGGAAAACTTTCCTTCTTAAATGTGTAACGTTCTGGTTGACGCTAGCAACCGTATTTATAACAGTATGCTTCTTGCTCAAGTCGTCAGCATTCGCGTATGCTTCTCTAACATGCATGTGTTGCTTATACTCCTCTGCTATGAAATCCTTGTCCTTATTGGAGGATGACTTTAAGGTGTAGTTTATCCATGTTTGTATCCCCGTATCGTATTCATCTAATTCACGCTTGTAATTCCTCAGTTGATCCATCTTACCTGCGTGCGATGTTTTACTGTTCAATAATTTATTCACATCTAACTTGGGCAGATTATTCTGTTGCCCCA comes from the Saccharomyces kudriavzevii IFO 1802 strain IFO1802 genome assembly, chromosome: 7 genome and includes:
- the PDX1 gene encoding Pdx1p (similar to Saccharomyces cerevisiae PDX1 (YGR193C); ancestral locus Anc_5.153); its protein translation is MLSAVSKVTTLRACTRYLTKCNYHASTKLFAIKTFSMPAMSPTMEKGGIVSWKYKVGEPFNTGDVILEVETDKSQIDVEALDDGKLAKILKDEGAKDVNVGEPIAYIADVDDDLAAVKLPQEQNTEKPKSSRNEAPSPEKDEVTKQQHKEPALTEAKRTKGEQANSEQTFLPSVSLLLAENGISKQKALKEIMPSGSNGRLLKGDVLAYLGKIPPDSVTKITEFIKKNEHLDLSNIEPIQLKPEESEQAQRKITNKKEITPVQFEEQLMFHAPASVPFEKLRESLNSFMKEAYQFTHETPLTDTNSKYFDPIFEDLVTLNPREPRFIFSYDLIRIPKANNMQDIYEQEDIFDLLASSDARVSQGKSVKKDLLPEKSEFLLTLNVSVNNKKFNDAEDKAERFIDYVKELQSF
- the XKS1 gene encoding xylulokinase (similar to Saccharomyces cerevisiae XKS1 (YGR194C); ancestral locus Anc_5.152) — its product is MSQDSYYLGFDLSTQQLKCLAINQELKIVHSETVEFEKDLPHYRTKKGVYIHGDVIECPVAMWLEALDLVLSKYRKADFPLEKVKAISGSCQQHGSVYWSSQAEALLDQLNGEPVNDLLHYVSPEAFARQTAPNWQDHSTAKQCQEFERCVDGPEKMAQLTGSRAHFRFTGPQILKIAQLEPEAYEKTKIISLVSNFLTSVLVGHLVGLEEADACGMNLYDIRERKFSDELLHLIDNYSKGKSVKQKLMGTPTKSRIAGTICKYFIKRYGFNANCKVSPMTGDNLATICSLPLRKNDVLISLGTSTTVLLVTDKYHPSPNYHLFIHPTLPNHYMGMICYCNGSLAREKIRDRLNREGANNAENSNDWTLFNQAVLKDSQEDDNELGVYFPLGEIVPSVEATDKRVIYNAKTGHIEKVVDRFEDEWHDAKNIVESQALSCRVRISPLLSDSYTRSQQNLNEDTIVKFDYDESPLRDYLNKRPERTFFVGGASKNNAIVQKFAQVIGAKKGNFRLDTPNSCALGGCYKAMWSLLYDSNEIADPFDKFLNENFPWHVMENISNVNSESWDHYNSKIVPLSELEKTLI
- the SKI6 gene encoding exosome non-catalytic core subunit SKI6 (similar to Saccharomyces cerevisiae SKI6 (YGR195W); ancestral locus Anc_5.146), with amino-acid sequence MSRLEIYSPEGLRLDGRRWNELRRFESSINTHSHAADGSSYLEQGNNKIITLVKGPKEPRLKSQMDTSKALLNVSVNITKFSKFERSKSSHKNERRVLEIQTSLVRMFEKNVMLNIYPRTVIDIEIHVLEQDGGIMGSLINGITLALIDAGISMFDYISGISVGLYDTTPLLDTNSLEENAMSTVTLGVVGKSEKLSLLLIEDKIPLDRLENVLAIGIAGAHRVRDLMDEELRKHAQKRVTNASAR